Proteins encoded together in one Temnothorax longispinosus isolate EJ_2023e chromosome 5, Tlon_JGU_v1, whole genome shotgun sequence window:
- the LOC139813484 gene encoding uncharacterized protein produces the protein MEIDRCRNVGITSTLKNYVTVSSDRSVILRNAGWEPHNNPNGYFNFCVPLNLLLGFCEDYKRVVINARHELILIRARNDNNSLVGSLALEPTIKILKIQWRMPHVVLNEINKLSMLRALEDGRYLSMGFRSWDLYEYPLLQNTTKHSWAIKTATQLEKPRYVVFALQTGRKNVMSADTSRFDDCNLTNVKLYLNSEVYPYDDLNLDFGKHRWAILYDMYARFCKGYYGYEYLEPSLTVSTFLRNGPFVIIDCSRQNESVKNATVHVRIEFDCMENVPPNTSAYCLIIHDRVIEYNPLTNVVRKIV, from the coding sequence ATGGAGATTGATCGTTGCAGAAACGTAGGAATAACCAGCACGCTCAAGAACTACGTTACGGTATCGTCCGACAGAAGCGTGATCCTGCGAAACGCGGGATGGGAACCACATAATAATCCGAacggatatttcaatttctgcgtACCGCTCAACTTGTTACTGGgattttgcgaggattacaaacgcgtggtgATCAATGCTCGTCACGAATTGATCTTGATACGAGCGCGCAACGACAACAATTCCCTGGTGGGAAGTCTCGCGTTGGAGCCTACTATCAAAATACTCAAGATACAatggcgaatgcctcacgtgGTATTGAACGAGATCAACAAGCTGTCGATGCTGCGCGCCTTGGAAGACGGACGATATCTAAGTATGGgtttccgttcgtgggatctgtacgaGTATCCCCTGTTGCAGAACACGACCAAGCACTCGTGGGCCATTAAGACCGCGACTCAGCTCGAGAAACCGCGATACGTCGTCTTCGCTCTGCAGACGGGTCGGAAGAATGTCATGTCCGCCGACACAAGCCGATTCGACGACTGCAACTTGACCAACGTAAAACTCTATCTAAACTCGGAAGTTTATCCGTACGACGATCTGAATTTGGACTTTGGCAAACACAGATGGGCGATTCTGTACGATATGTATGCGCGTTTCTGCAAGGGCTACTACGGATACGAATATCTCGAGCCGAGTCTCACCGTCTCGACTTTTCTACGTAACGGCCCGTTCGTGATCATCGATTGCTCCCGCCAAAACGAATCCGTCAAAAACGCCACCGTGCATGTCAGAATAGAATTCGACTGCATGGAGAACGTACCGCCGAATACCTCCGCGTACTGTCTCATCATACACGACCGCGTGATTGAGTACAACCCGTTGACgaacgtggtgcgcaaaatagtctga
- the LOC139813693 gene encoding uncharacterized protein, protein MKKYKKLISFLLSSISGDRRAVRILSRRYTLTATGYKFLEIGINVGPPSYVEIAVGDHRGKELLLSLESWKALYEQRQNIQNFFRNDFKDIHSFINVGPLTVRVCMTVNNIKLIRLESANVCLRMTESTLHRMFDLDRCIEARFDRLVRILAAVDAKFAQFSDIASTVMDPREASNAIYASDAFNTNQLIDCELAALVF, encoded by the coding sequence atgaaaaaatacaaaaaactaatttcatttcttttatccaGCATTTCGGGGGACCGTCGCGCAGTTCGCATACTCAGCAGACGATACACGCTGACAGCTACGGGATacaaattcctcgaaattgGCATCAACGTGGGCCCACCGAGCTATGTGGAGATTGCCGTTGGAGATCATCGAGGAAAGGAACTGCTGTTGTCTCTCGAATCGTGGAAGGCACTCTACGAGCAACGgcaaaatattcagaatttctttcgcAATGACTTCAAAGATATCCatagttttataaacgttGGACCGCTAACGGTGAGAGTTTGTATGACGGTTAATAACATCAAACTCATACGTCTCGAATCTGCAAACGTATGCTTGAGAATGACCGAATCGACGCTGCATCGTATGTTCGATCTCGATCGATGCATCGAAGCGAGATTCGATCGTTTGGTCAGAATCCTTGCGGCGGTCGATGCAAAATTTGCGCAGTTCTCCGATATCGCGTCCACCGTGATGGATCCCAGGGAAGCGTCGAATGCAATATACGCTAGCGATGCGTTCAATACGAATCAGCTCATCGATTGTGAGCTCGCAGCTTTAGTTTTTTAG